In Girardinichthys multiradiatus isolate DD_20200921_A chromosome 18, DD_fGirMul_XY1, whole genome shotgun sequence, a single window of DNA contains:
- the brwd1 gene encoding bromodomain and WD repeat-containing protein 3 isoform X2 yields MAKSRNISLLESELYYLISRFLTTGPCRRAAEVLASELEEHQLLPGRLDWLGNEHPRTYEDVVAANRHVAPDHLLQICKQIGPLLDKEVPSCVPGVHSLLGSGKQSMLRTAKDCDSVQLKASSYAALHRGRPPERPLNQKQPPHQVKVHVGRELTGVQRFSSISPVSTYEHMRLHRRILGHLSAVYCIAFDRTGLRIFTGSDDCLVKIWSSFDGRLHSTLRGHSAEITDLAVNYENTLIAAGSCDKTIRVWCLRTCAPVAVLQGHSGSITSLQFSPFAKGSRRYMLSTGTDATVCFWQWDVNNSNFSDRPCKFTERPRPGVQTVCSSFSPGGMFLATGSTDDVIRIYYLGSGSPEKISELHEHTDKVDSIQFCHSGERFVSGSRDGTARIWKLHQRQRWRCILLSMSATLPGVEPTSEEDTYFKPKVTMVAWDRHDNTVVTAVNNHLLKVWNSYTGQLLHILKGHEAEVFVLEPHPFDPRIILSAGHDGNVFIWNLQRGTNTKHYFNMIEGQGHGAVFDCKFTPDGQRFACTDSHGHLLIFGFGSSKPYDKLPDQVFFHTDYRPLIRDANGFVLDEQTQQAPHLMPPPFLVDVDGNPHPPRYQRLVPGRENIAAEHLVPQLGYVATSDGEVVEQVISQQTAEPEEISVRRSSLLDEAIRQLQQQQDRQNQLGTEAAPGPEGRSEGPVLAPAPSTPRRVSVNDRADVQSPPNVGLRRSGQVEGVRQMHQNAPRSQMATERDLQAWRRRVVVPELATSNYRNQEDVRTARGDEEVLLYNTKRRRIIFGSCRDDSDEEPSTAKRVHGCRGSAEFIEFSCEEGEETPSSEIHSEDNELNGSELDSSNDEEEWNSDSSNHTSSEYSDWTADAGINLQPSTPLSSRKRVRRRLSSSEEEEEEENEEEEEKQQQQSEEEEEKPVKKSKEKAKKAKAKSPRRPKPRPSMNREVSNEFRPSSWITDVIPRKSPFVPQMGDEVIYFRQGHEAYVEAVSRSELWPINLEKQPWKKMELRDQEFVKITGIKYEVCPPTLCCLKLTLIDHGTKKITDKSFSIKYHDMPDVIDFLVLRQSYDEALRRNWQPNDRFRSVIDDAWWFGTIVCQEPYQPEYPDSLFQCFKVRWDNGETEKLSPWDVEPIQEDAQCPDTDGGGIPATAEEMKELMYKPVPGEWGERSRDEECERIIAAIEQLITLEIAAPFSGPVDLVQYPTYCTVIAYPTDLGTIRLRLINRFYRRLSALVWEARYIAHNARTFNEPRSKIAHSAKIISSVLQKFVNNPSCTDILEIYNAVEEMDDDDEEEDAEAPGTSSGHRLRQHSAEVLPDRDAWKEHCRHLVNYIFDCEDSEPFRQPVDPENYPDYLDIIDAPMDFGTVKRTLEEDRYENPIELCKDTRLIFANAKAYTPNKRSKIYSMTLRLSAFFEEQIRTIISEYKTAVKSSDRLRRSQRFRKKMQQQDQSSATTSQKRSTVKTQEKLESMSVTKSTSAKVSVPERARRSRGRSSGRSSSEDDSGSKAASSTPESESEIEQSDSDEEETRPASSKRHQIRHKARVTRSKTSKKKKKAAKSDSEDDEEGGSESEGEEEEDGDVSSKSSDHHYPSRSTRQTRNRTARDKARAGRAEMNGHSGRTLRRERRCHHDSDGDSSHDSDRKEEAAFPRLLKRKTARAAVSKIKLLEASDEDYEEEERMPRRSSSRLRHTARISKRSAVIQSSSESDGKLSASGSQNTQESDGESMGEEDGSGSDVSSSFQIKQNGVNKSIKQTKTKHTAKTRGNDALSHVNGHSGKHRFETNSEPEETAKEEEDQVCLSHRPSRSTAGRRRIVSEEGNERQTARNKAPVSSDEEDCAQKRPQQNGKEKESIQRDSKKKSKVSASKSQDKQKSASTKKLDGAESDELGDPPKRSSPQKKGARKAERERRPCSDESDLETRRSTRNKSKRPRTPSASESSEQEYKPRRKSRRKRSTGSSDEESDHSDDASNRRLNLRALPKKKYIVDNSPSEEDFTGENQRRQRNGNKKDLETREERYNTRVSKRTSPSEGRNQISSKRKRIYTSDSEDEEEDGQKEPLNKSNSNNRSGSSKSFKRESKQGSHDSKASDTSSHSDSREAEEDVSSNRGRKNLRPPKPKRKESYSSSKHSSDSESEQMFSASENSFSSSGSHSSPKRSRRTRTERTASRQLRQRRHQRVSEEDSDESYSKPQRTRRVNTRNRGKQTVSYRDSE; encoded by the exons ATGGCCAAAAGTCGGAACATTTCGCTCCTTGAGTCGG AGCTATATTACTTGATTTCTCGTTTCCTAACGACGGGTCCGTGTCGGAGAGCGGCTGAG GTCCTAGCAAGTGAACTCGAGGAACATCAG CTTTTACCAGGGAGATTGGACTGGCTGGGGAACGAGCATCCCAGAACATACGAAGATGTG GTTGCTGCCAACAGACATGTTGCACCTGACCATTTGCTACAGATCTGTAAGCAAATCGGACCACTCCTCGACAAAGAGGTGCCATCATGTGTCCCAGGTGTGCACTCTCTCCTGGGGTCTGGAAAGCAGTCCATGCTTCGAACTGCAAAAG ACTGTGACAGCGTGCAGCTCAAAGCTTCATCATATGCAGCCCTTCATCGGGGCAGACCACCAGAGAGGCCTTTAAACCAGAAGCAACCTCCACACCAGG TGAAGGTACATGTAGGGAGGGAGCTAACTGGAGTGCAGCGCTTCAGCTCCATCAGTCCTGTCAGCACCTATGAACACATGCGTCTGCATAGGCGGATCCTCGGGCATCTGTCTGCAGTGTACTGTATCGCATTTGATCGCACTGGTCTCAGGATCTTCACG GGCTCAGATGATTGTTTGGTGAAGATCTGGTCTTCATTTGATGGAAGGCTTCATTCGACGTTGCGAGGACACTCTGCAGAAATCACAGACCTGGCTGTCAACTATGAAAACACACTAATTGCTGCAGGAAGCTGTGACAAGACCATCCGTGTGTGGTGCCTTCGTACCTGCGCCCCTGTGGCTGTGCTGCAGGGACACAGTGGATCCATTACCTCCCTCCAG ttttcaccGTTTGCCAAGGGCTCCAGACGTTACATGCTGTCCACGGGAACGGATGCCACCGTCTGCTTCTGGCAGTGGGACGTCAACAACAGCAACTTCAG CGATCGGCCATGCAAATTTACAGAGCGGCCGAGGCCAGGGGTCCAGACTGTGTGTTCCTCATTCAGTCCAG GTGGGATGTTCTTAGCAACAGGAAGTACAGACGATGTCATTAGAATATACTACCTGGGAAGCGGGAGTCCAGAGAAGATATCAGAGCTCCATGAGCACACG GATAAAGTGGACAGCATCCAGTTTTGCCACTCCGGTGAAAG ATTTGTGAGTGGAAGTCGAGATGGAACCGCTCGAATCTGGAAGCTCCATCAGCGGCAGCGGTGGAGGTGCATCTTGCTCAGCATGTCTGCAACTCTTCCAGG TGTTGAACCAACAAGCGAAGAGGACACCTACTTTAAACCCAAAGTTACCATGGTTGCGTGGGATCGCCATGACAATACAGTCGTCACGGCTGTTAACAACCATCTCCTCAAAGTGTGGAACTCCTACACAGGACAGCTGCTACATATCCTAAAA GGCCATGAGGCCGAGGTGTTTGTCCTCGAACCTCACCCTTTTGATCCCAGGATCATCCTGTCTGCTGGCCACGATGGGAACGTCTTCATCTGGAATCTGCAGCGaggaacaaacacaaagcattaCTTCAACATG ATTGAAGGTCAGGGTCATGGAGCTGTATTTGACTGCAAATTCACTCCTGATGGTCAGCGGTTTGCCTGCACAGACTCACATGGCCATCTGCTCATCTTTGGCTTCGGCAGCTCCAAACCCTATGACAag CTTCCAGACCAGGTGTTCTTCCACACAGATTACAGGCCGCTGATTCGAGATGCCAATGGCTTTGTGTTGGATGAGCAGACACAGCAGGCACCTCATCTGATGCCCCCTCCGTTCTTGGTAGATGTAGATGGAAACCCCCATCCACCCAG ATACCAGCGTCTTGTCCCGGGGAGGGAGAACATTGCTGCTGAGCACCTGGTTCCTCAGCTGGGATATGTAGCCACCA GTGATGGAGAAGTGGTGGAGCAGGTGATCAGCCAGCAGACTGCAGAACCTGAGGAGATTTCAGTGAGACGTAGCAGCCTTCTAGACGAGGCCATCCGACAGCTGCAGCAACAACAGGACCGACAGAACCAGCTTGGGACAGAAGCAGCACCAGGTCCCGAAGGCAGATCAGAAGGCCCAGTGTTGGCACCAGCACCAAGTACTCCACGCAGAG TGTCTGTGAATGACCGAGCAGACGTGCAATCACCACCTAACGTGGGTCTGAGACGAAGTGGACAAGTAGAGGGTGTAAGGCAGATGCACCAAAATGCTCCTCGTAGTCAGATGGCCACAGAAAGAGACCTGCAGGCCTGGAGACGCAGGGTGGTGGTGCCAGAACTGGCCACCAGCAACTACAG GAACCAGGAGGATGTTCGAACTGCCAGAGGAGATGAGGAGGTGCTCCTGTACAACACAAAGAGGAGACGAATCATTTTTGGTAGCTGCCGG GATGATTCGGACGAGGAACCCTCCACTGCAAAGCGAGTCCATGGCTGCAGAGGCTCGGCAGAATTTATCGAGTTCTCATGTGAAGAAGGCGAGGAGACTCCTAGTTCAGAAATACACTCAGAG GACAATGAATTGAATGGCAGCGAACTGGATTCTTCCAATGATGAGGAGGAGTGGAACAGTGATAGCTCCAA CCATACATCCAGCGAGTACTCGGACTGGACAGCAGATGCTGGCATAAACCTGCAGCCCTCCACCCCTTTGTCGTCACGTAAACGAGTGAGGCGCAGACTCAGCAgctctgaggaagaggaggaggaagagaatgaggaagaggaggagaagcagcagcaacagagtgaggaggaggaggaaaaacctgtgaagaaaagcaaagagaaaGCTAAGAAAGCCAAAGCTAAGTCACCGCGG CGTCCAAAGCCCAGACCATCTATGAACAGAGAGGTGTCGAATGAGTTCAGGCCGTCATCGTGGATCACTGATGTCATTCCCAGGAAGTCTCCTTTTGTTCCTCAGATGGGCGATGAG GTGATCTACTTTCGTCAGGGCCATGAGGCCTACGTTGAGGCTGTGAGTCGAAGCGAGCTTTGGCCCATCAACCTGGAGAAACAGCCATGGAAAAAAATGGAGCTGCGG GACCAAGAGTTTGTGAAGATCACTGGAATTAAATATGAAGTTTGCCCTCCAACGCTCTGCTGTCTGAAGCTGACTCTTATCGACCACGGCACCAAGAAAATCACAGACAAGTCATTTTCTATCAA gtaCCATGACATGCCAGATGTGATCGACTTTCTGGTGCTTAGGCAAAGTTACGATGAGGCCCTCCGTCGAAACTGGCAACCAA ACGACAGGTTTCGCTCAGTGATAGACGATGCCTGGTGGTTTGGGACCATCGTCTGTCAGGAGCCCTACCAGCCAGAATACCCAGATAGCCTCTTCCAGTGCTTCAAAGTCAG ATGGGACAATGGAGAAACTGAAAAACTCAGTCCCTGGGATGTGGAACCTATTCAGGAGGATG CCCAGTGCCCCGACACAGATGGAGGAGGTATCCCTGCGACAGCCGAAGAGATGAAAGAGCTGATGTATAAACCTGTACCAGGGGAGTGGGGAGAGAGGAGCAGGGACGAGGAGTGTGAACGCATCATCGCTGCTATCGAACAGCTCATTACTCTCG AGATTGCAGCTCCGTTTTCTGGTCCAGTGGACTTAGTCCAGTATCCCACCTACTGCACCGTGATTGCCTATCCCACAGATCTGGGCACAATCAGACTGCGGCTCATCAACAGATTCTACAG GCGGCTCTCTGCATTAGTTTGGGAAGCCAGGTATATTGCACATAATGCCCGCACTTTTAACGAGCCAAGAAGCAAGATTGCCCACTCTGCAAAAATCATCTCAAGCGTCCTTCAGAAATTTGTCAA TAATCCGAGCTGCACAGATATCCTGGAGATTTACAATGCCGTGGAGGAAATGGACGATGATGATGAG GAAGAAGACGCAGAAGCACCAGGCACATCCTCTGGACACAGACTGCGTCAG CACTCCGCAGAGGTGTTGCCAGATCGAGATGCCTGGAAGGAACATTGTAGGCATTTGGTCAACTACATATTTGATTGTGAAGACTCGGAACCATTCAGACAGCCTGTGGATCCTGAGAACTATCCT GATTATCTTGACATTATTGATGCTCCAATGGACTTTGGCACAGTCAAAAGGACCCTGGAGGAAGATCGCTATGAAAATCCTATAGAGCTGTGCAAAGACACGCGCTTAATATTTGCCAATGCTAAGGCTTACACGCCCAACAAACGCTCTAAG ATTTACAGCATGACCTTGCGACTGTCGGCCTTCTTCGAAGAGCAGATCAGAACAATCATATCAGAGTACAAAACTGCTGTCAAAAGCAGTGACAGGCTCCGCCGCAGTCAGAGGTTTCGCAAGAAAATGCAGCAGCAGGATCAGTCCTCAGCCACAACAAG TCAAAAGAGGTCTACTGTCAAAACTCAGGAAAAACTGGAGTCAATGTCTGTAACGAAATCTACCTCAGCCAAAGTGTCTGTTCCCGAGAGAGCGAGGCGAAGTCGAGGCAGAAGCTCAGGTCGCAGCTCCTCAGAGGACGACTCCGGCTCCAAAGCTGCCTCATCGACGCCAG AGTCTGAAAGCGAGATTGAACAGAGTGATTCAGACGAAGAGGAGACACGTCCAGCTTCTTCAAAGCGTCATCAAATCAGACACAAAGCCAGAGTTACAAGAAGCAAAACttcaaagaagaagaagaaag CTGCTAAGAGTGAcagtgaagatgatgaagagggGGGATCTGAGAGTGAAGgtgaagaggaagaagatgGAGACGTTTCATCTAAGTCCTCAGATCATCACTATCCCAGCAGGAGCACACGGCAGACCAGAAACAGAACTGCTAGAGACAAAGCTAGAGCAG GCAGAGCAGAAATGAACGGCCACAGTGGCAGGACACTTCGCAGAGAAAGGCGCTGTCACCACGACTCTGACGGAGACTCCTCCCATGACTCGGACAGGAAGGAGGAGGCGGCCTTTCCCAGGTTGCTGAAGAGGAAGACAGCGAGGGCTGCTGTCAGTAAGATAAAACTCCTGGAAGCATCTGATGAAGACTATGAAGAGGAAGAGAGGATGCCAAGAAGGAGCAGCAGCCGGCTCCGCCACACAGCTCGCATCAGCAAACGCTCTGCGGTGATCCAGAGCAGCTCTGAGTCGGATGGAAAGTTGTCGGCTAGCG GTTCCCAGAATACTCAGGAATCTGACGGTGAATCCATGGGTGAGGAAGATGGCAGTGGGAGTGATGTTTCCTCATCCTTCCAGATCAAACAGAATGGAGTTAACAAATCCATCAAACAGACGAAAACGAAACACACTGCCAAGACGAGGGGAAATG ATGCTTTGTCTCATGTGAATGGACACAGTGGAAAACATAGATTTGAGACTAACTCAGAGCCAGAAGAAACTGCAAAGGAGGAGGAAGATCAGGTTTGCCTTTCTCACAGACCTTCTAGAAGCACAGCTGGAAGACGTCGGATTGTAAGTGAGGAGGGCAATGAACGCCAAACCGCACGCAACAAAGCTCCAGTAAGTTCCGATGAGGAGGACTGTGCCCAGAAACGGCCACAACAAAacggaaaagaaaaagaatcaaTCCAAAGGGACtctaagaaaaaaagtaaagtcTCAGCATCAAAAAGCcaagacaaacaaaaatctgcctCAACTAAAAAACTGGATGGTGCCGAATCAGACGAGCTCGGTGATCCTCCAAAACGATCCAGCCCACAGAAGAAGGGCGCGAGGAAAGCAGAGAGGGAAAGACGTCCCTGCAGTGACGAATCTGACCTTGAAACGAGGAGATCAACgagaaacaaaagtaaaagGCCTCGCACCCCGTCGGCTTCAGAGAGTTCTGAGCAGGAGTACAAACCCCGGAGGAAGTCAAGGAGGAAACGCTCCACTGGATCGTCAGACGAAGAGTCCGACCATTCCGATGATGCATCAAACAGACGGCTGAACCTTCGAGCTCTACCGAAAAAGAAATACATAGTCGACAACTCTCCTTCTGAGGAAGATTTTACTGGAGAAAATCAGCGTAGGCAAAGAAACGGAAACAAAAAAGACTTGGAGACGAGGGAAGAGAGGTACAACACTAGAGTGTCCAAGAGAACATCTCCTAGTGAAGGAAGGAATCAGATCTCTTCCAAGAGGAAACGGATTTACACCTCAGACTCTGAGGACGAGGAGGAAGATGGCCAGAAGGAGCCACTAAACAAGAGTAATAGTAACAACAGGTCAGGCTCCTCCAAGAGCTTTAAAAGGGAATCCAAACAGGGGTCACATGATAGCAAAGCGAGTGACACTTCATCGCACTCTGATTCCAGGGAGGCGGAGGAGGATGTTAGTTCAAACAGGGGGAGGAAAAACCTGAGGCCGCCAAAGCCTAAAAGGAAGGAAAGCTACAGCAGCAGCAAACACAGTTCAGACTCAGAAAGCGAGCAGATGTTTTCAGCTTCTGAAAACTCGTTTTCCAGCTCAGGGTCCCACAGCAGTCCAAAGAGGAGTCGTCGCACTCGGACTGAAAGGACTGCGAGCCGCCAGCTCAGGCAGCGCCGCCATCAACGTGTCTCGGAGGAGGACAGCGACGAGTCGTACAGCAAACCGCAGAGAACGAGACGAGTGAACACCCGGAACCGAGGCAAGCAGACCGTGAGTTATCGTGACAGCGAATGA